The Nicotiana tabacum cultivar K326 chromosome 1, ASM71507v2, whole genome shotgun sequence genome segment ttgtagtaaacctgaagtttactaatacaaatggctatcatattgagactacaaatgattggaagattgataatctttatgtttccacaatcatatggggtaaaataatatgtatgtgagaagttacccgccttattctttaatttgtactatatcatgtatcacagtaaaccagaagtttactaaagcaaaagtttatgccatagtaaaccagaagtttactaagagataacacatgacatgataaacttgaagttttcatttgccatttttaaatgagctatttgagaattcagataagcatatactaaagaactagaagattctttaggaattctcatgtgttgcttgctctcataatgaattgattataccagctaaagttgggactaagacccctgattctgaaatatataaaaggtgaatatgggcccgttcacctatcatgtgaaccacttataggtgcatatatgagatggttacatgtgtaattattgtcaacctgcagtttggcatttgaaattgcttttctcgattaagagcataattttcagattatgaaatcaagacagttcatcttgataatgctggtttatatccaagctggtttagcattgaatacctcctattaatggctaaaccattgcttatgagaacaaagcttcatgtgttggtctaagattttctaaattgcatatagcagcacttgtatgcatcagatcaacaatatatgataagtcctcccttcacaattggtttaggatcagaaaccaaatatttttactatcttttgttgtgtggtatatgattaattcctctaccataatacacaaagatatgtttcccaaagatgattggggatatatgttagtttttctaacatttgggggatgaaataaacagttgaaaaatatgctatatgaatcgaattatcatgatcctcacttagaagataattcaagtcgaatgccagaagcatttgctggttcaaaattaaatatcatatttcagctgcaaatgctcctattaaaattaaagtccctgaaggatagagtttactgtacgcatgaagcgtggtagaccaatcggttccaaaggtaacaatccttgaaaaatagtaggagctaatgatcaaaatgaggaggaaataagctctagaagagcccacgacataacatttcatgaaactcccgaaaaagttcaggtacctgaaaataaagaaagtgatgagatctccacaagttatgtcgcttcggaactgacacaaaatgatcgtcgacgatatatttaatacaatatagtgcacaatattgtaaaagattgtgaggatcggactagcagtccagacacttgaagatgtcataccatttagatacaagtcttaacctatatgacttatttggctaaatctatatgaagatccttgaaggattgaaaatgcccgaagcatataattcaaagtcttgagaaatgtactcgatcaaattataaagatctttgtacggcttaaagcaatctgtgcgcgtgtggtataatcgcctcagtaaataattgctgaaagaaagttacataaattatgttatttgtccatgtatttttataaagaaaatgtcatcaaaatttgttacacttgttgtttatgttggtgacataaatcttattggaactccggaagagctccaagagagtcttaaaaatacttttacatggacaaagtgtacccattaagtacaccaatgaatattcaatcacttgaagtgaataaggatccgttccaacctctagaagaggatgaggagctccttggtcctgtaatactctatctcggtgtagatggtgcacttatttatcttgttaatgctaacaaaagtggtgcagatcgtattggtaatgAAGATACAGATTATTTATCCGATACTCATAAAGctcgatttcaaaccggcaagcagggagtgcatatgattgagatcagtgattcattcgagaaacatgtgggttagaatgtgataaaagacccacaatattatacggagataatgtttcatgcatagcactattaaatggaggatttataaaaggagatagaacgaagaacatttcaccagaattattctacacacacgatcttcagaaaagtggtgacattgatgtgcaacaaattcgttcaagtgataatccagcagatttattcactaaatctttgccaagttcaacttttgagaagatggtatacaagattggaatgcggagactcaaatatatgaaacaaggttttcattagAGGGAGTAAAATACGTGacgcactctttttcccttattaaggttttttcccatggggttttccttataaggttttaaTAAGGCACCTAGCAAtgtgtattactaaatatgtgtactctttttccttcactagaattttttctcatgtggtttttcctagtaaggttttaatgaaatacattatcttttaatgaacatccaaggaggagtgttataaatatattatattatggatgttcatttagtactccgttgtaaataatcttcctgaagaagcttatccatatgggactccaccgtaaatatgtttatctatttagtactctattggaaataagcttcctgaagaagcttatcacttcggtacccggttatggataaacattaccctaggtagaagattatccataccgagtataataagcttatccattcagtactccgttatggataaacattgctctcagtagaagattatccatatctggtatagtagcagcttacacagcaacttgcgtagcaacttacacaacagtttgtagtagcagcttacacagcagcttgtagtagcagcttacacaacagcttcctttcttctataaatagaagagatttccgttcattatgtacatcagtttgaatttgaataatatatcagtttctctctacttgtctttactttatagtctttattttataacactctAATGGTTTTTAGTTATTTCTAATTCAAAGAGTAAAAGTTACTAGATTGTTTTCATTTGGTTTGCAACTTTTTATAGAtttgatttaaaatagatataaAACAAtgctctttttcttttaaatcaatcccaaaacaaatgacacaattttatatttaataatattttaactttaaattttttcttttatccttaaTACTCTCTCTGTTTAAAAAAGATTGGCAACATTACTATTTGAAAAGTCTACGAGGTTATTCTTTGAtcgtttttttcttaaatattttgaattatgaattattataacttataatactttttatgtaattttcaaaaatataaatttgattTTCAAAAACTTAAAAAATCTATATCCAAATTCACAGTCAAAGTACAGTACATTGACCCTCGTATTCCGGGTTATGCCAATCTTTTTAGACGGAGGGAGTAAGATGATTTCTACAcataaatttttatgatttgtttcAGATTCAAAGATTCAAAAGTCTTcctttatatattaaattttgtgACCAGTCAAATAtcttcacataaattgagacaaAGGAAATAATATGTTACTAAATTAAAATTAATCAGGTCAATCCTCGTAAGctgatcaataaccgagggtctattgaaaacagtctctctatctcatacaaggtaggagtaaggttCACGTACACTCTACTCTCCTCAAACCCCATCAAATTATAGTGAGTATGTTGTTATTGAATCCTAGTAAATTGAATTAAGCCATATACCATTTGAGAGGAGGTGGTAGATATTGCTCCCTCCATTTTTAGTTGGATGTGAAATTTCAACTTTTTCTGGaatccccccaccccacccccccaCCCCCTCTTTTGTCTCTTGGTAACAGTAGTTGGATGGAGTAGTTAACTACTCTGGTACTGATGAACAGTTTTCGAAGCTGAAAAGCTAAGGAGTACTTGGACCACTCTTTTTCAAGTGCAGAGGGATGGCCTTCAGGTTCAACAAATCAAAAGTTGTGGTTATTATTTACTTGGGAAAGTGCAGCCCCTCTTCCCTGCATTCTTGCACTTTTCTTCTTTTCTACAATACTTtccttttagtattttttttgtttccaATCCAGTATTCGGTACCTGTATTGGAACTCGATTATATCCGAATTCGCACCGCGTAGGACCTCATTCGGGGAGAAGCGCTCTCTACCAATGATTTTTCTATACCCAGGACTTGGAgtaaattctttttcaaaaaaaaaaagaaaaaaaaagaagaaaatatggtGTTCGAAATAGCTCAACACACCCCATCTATCCCACAGGTTACTTGCTATCTCCCACAAACATAGGTACTGAATAATTCCACCCCACTAAGACTTTTTTTGATTTCCCACCCGCGTAGGACCCCATTCCAAGGAAAACGCTCCCTACCAAAAAAAATTTCATATCCAAAACTCGAAATCGAGACTTCTTGTTAAGGGAAGAGCAGCCCCATTTTTTATGGTACCCACTAAGACTTATGCAAATAGAgaaaatcacctaatattttttgtCCTTAATCTTCAAGATTTGCATTCAGTTCATGGAGTACTCGGCGATACCCTTGAATAAAGGGAAGTACATTCTAGTGAAACAAGTCAAAGGTTGTATTATCTATATTTGGCTTCTTTTTTAAATTGTATGTAACACTATTTGTAACGTGTCAATTTTGAGTCTCTATCACTTACAAATCGCTCTAAGGACTTCATCCAGTTATGTTAGCCCCTTGTTGAATAAAGGAAGCATCAAATCACTCATTCTTGTATATTAACATTCTTCCCAACAAACAAAAGATATAACACATAAACATCTCACAAGCCAAAGATGTATTCAACTTATCATCTTATATGACTCAGAATGTGATTGTCAGATGGCAAATTTATGCCTATCTTCTGAAACATCAAGTTTCCATGATTCCATCTAGCTCATAACAGGTTAAATTCTACCAAATTAGCTAGTCAAACAAGTCCATTTTCAGGTATGCATTGCCTTCATAAACCACGAAAAAGGAAAAGGGACACTAGTAACAACTGTTCTAGGCAACATCCAAGTGCAGCTATGGTCTAGAGATATTAACCCATCGCAGCCGAAGAAAGGCAACAAATACAGGGCAGTGGTCTAGGATAAGGGAAAAGGCAGAAAACATGAAATTGATGACTAAAATGATTTCTCATCCATGCTTATCAGTATTTGCTTGTCATCATAGTAGATAAAAGTAAAAGTGGGACTACCAATAGACTACATCAATACTAACAAGAAAATTTTAATGCATATCTAACTAAGCTTGAGGACGTGCTAACAACAGGAACATAGAAATTAAGTCTTAAAAGTTCAAGTAGTTTAGATTTCACCAGAAAGTCATTAATGACAAAAAGGCACACATTAAGTGAAACCGTACGAAGACGACAACCTCAAGAGAAGATGACAAGATCATCTAGCCAACTGTGACAAGGTGAAGATGAGAGAGAGGAGCAACCACAATTCAGTTACAGAAGATGACTCCAGATATAACAAAAGACCAAGTGGTTCTCACAAGTCGCTCAAGTTTTGTGCAGCAAAAGGAATGTTCATCGCAACTTCTGCTCGGAATCTGTCACCAAAGAAGCAGGTATATCAACGTCTTAGCAAACAAACAGAAAACTATCAGTAATCATAGAGTCAATAGACAACAGAGTTGGTGATGAAAAGGCTTCAAAGGTTATCTGCACATCAGAGCGTACATATCAATTGCATAAAAAATATAAGGGCATACAAGAACTTGGTTCGACTGGTTTGCAACTCTCTGCATGGCAATCTGCACAGATCAAACCCATGTCCTTGATCCTAAGCAGGATGTTACACTTACCGGGAAAATCAATGTCAAAGATATTTTTTTAAACAGTCGAGCTAAGAGAACGCATCTCTGTCTCTAAATGTTAAAATATGGATATAATAGTGACTCTAAGTTGTATGTACATGTTAAAGTCGGTGAAATAATTTTCTTGTTGTTATAATGAAGGGAGATACAAATGCCTCTTTGTCACTTATGTTTCAAAGTTCAATTTTTATGTTTCGGTAGTCATAACTATTTTTAGGAAAAGTTCActgaaaagaaaaacttctaTTGTTACCGATCAAAAAAAGATTCTATTTTTTCTCCGAAACACAAGGTATGCAATTTTGTTTTCAGGAAGGGAAAAGGAGGTTATCCAATATTTTGAAGAAACTGTCATTTTCTAACTAAACCATGAAGAGACTCTATCAACCAACAATGGTCTTAGCAATCATCAATTAACAGACTATTAAACAATTTGGATGCATATTGCTCGGGACCTCTAATTTATAGATATAACGGATAATGCATGAACCTCCTACAAGAGCAGAACAAATGGCATGAAAATTGTCAAAAGGTGATTTTTCTTCAGGGAAGAAAAGAAGCTCCTCATTCTGGCAAAGAACATTATCAGTGGACCAATAACTGAAAATACCAGACAGAAAGAGATGTTGCATCCTTCCCACTAGTATTCTCCTCCCAACATCTTTTGCAATGTGTCCTCCAATAAAGAACAGTGGATAGAGAAATGATTCATCTATGTAATCTTTAGTGAAATGACAAAGTTGATTTGACATCACCCACAGCTCTACAAATTCAAATATAGTGGCCATGCAAACAAGTGTCTGCTTGCATACACATTAAACCACCAATCCATACGGCAAAATCAAGCTTAGGCCAAGACTACAAGAATTCAATAAGGTCTGGAGTTCAAATATTGGAAAGTCAAATCAAATTGACTCTAGAATAAACCGTGGTTTCCTTTGTCAAAGTTGTTATTTCAACATCACACACCTGCTTTATTTTCCCCCCATTTTCACAACCAAAGACAGTTATCACAAAATTAAATCTTCCTAAAATCTGTTATGGAATTCATGTTTACAATTGTCATCCATTAACCCAAGGAAGAATTAGGCTTAGAGGTAAAAAGTGCGGAGCACACAAGCCAGTCCTAACAAATCTTTTCATTAAAATGTTAAGCTCAAAAGCAGCCTGTAGTGGTGCCAAATTAACTTAATACACTAGGTTTTCTTTTTAACAAGAAGAAACAATAATCTGAATTCATCTTATCAAAAGTCCACTCACAAACTTCATTAAAGAGTCAAAACTTAACAAGAACCCCATTGATCTCATACAGCAGGAGATAGCTCGTACAGTGAATCATGCCATAAGTTCTACTCTAAGCAATACAAGTACAATTTGTAAGTTATGCGAGCAACAAAAGTACAACGTTTCATATTTTAAAGTAAGTAatttaaaatgaaagaagagaagtGATATTCACTGTGAAAATAAAAGTAACAAGCAATGTACCTTTCGCTTATTGCCTCTTCAAAGGATCTTAAACAACCTTAAGTCAATTATCCGTTTTCGAGCCTTTTCCTATGGCTGGTTGCGATCCTGCTTCATGGAGTTAGACAATTTAAAATAGAGTAGCCTCAAGATTCAGCACACATGAGTGAGCATTGCAATAATAAGTTTTATTGAGGATTCTTTTGTCCAAGTTCTCGTTTCAAGATTAGGCATTTGTTTTAGTTAATCCAAAACAATGCTCACATTTCATTACCTTTAAAGCCCGTGTTCTTACATATTGTTGCCAATGTAGTAGTTATAAAAATTTACAGGTTTCTCACACTTTGCGGGACAAAATCATATGCATACACTGTAAAAGGCATTGCATTAATGCAGCTATTATGGGGAGTAATCCACCCAGTTTTACTCTCTTATCATTTTATTTGCTATAAAGCATCACCAAGTGTCAGAATTGGCAGCAGTATACCAAATTAAATTTTACATTATAAAATATGAAAGATCTTTCATTCAATGAGGAAACGCACAAACTGATAACCAGTAGCAGAAGTTGCATAAATTTAATCAACACAAAATCCACTTTCCTCTTTCACGCAAAGATTTGAAAGTAACTGAAAGAATATTAGTATAAGGAGCTACGAACCAACAGTTACATCAGTTTTTTTTGCAACATACCTTGGCGATCATCAGAAGCATCATGATACTCGGTTTCCTCCTCATTTTCTTTTGCCGCAGACGCCACAGAAACTACCGGCTTACGAGCAGCATTTCCACCATCCTTCTCATCAGGATACCTCACAACTACAACAGGACAAACACAATGCCTAACACAGTAATCACTAACACTTCCAAGCCTCCCATCATTTCCTCTCTTCGTTGCCCCAAATCCTCGACTACCCATAATAACTGCACTCAATCCTAGCCTCTCAACCTCAAGACAAAGCCTCTCTTTCATATCATGATCTTTCACAATATGAATTTTGTACGGAATTTGTGCATCAACAAGCGGCTGAGCCAAAGCAGAAGATTTAGTGGCAGTAAAATTATCGAAATCATCTTCAAGCTTCCGGTGAGACTCTACGTTATCGGGATCGATAATGGAGAGATCAACAGAACCCCAATCAGCACCATAGAGGACGGAGGTAGGGCGGACGTGAAGAAGGATAACGGCGTCACCAGGACGGAGGTAGTGGTGGACAGCCCATTTAACGGCGAAGGCGGATTCGTCACTGAGATCAACGGCGATTCCGATTTTGCGTTGTGCACCGGCAGTGGGGGTCTCTGTGGCGGATGGAGTGGTAGGTGGTGGAAAACGCGGCGATGAACATTTGACCTTGATGTTCGCGAGGTTTGGGATGTCGGAATCCGCCGTGTGCGGTGGTTGTTTCTGCATTTCAAAGCTAGGGTTAGGGTTTTAAGTCACAATTGAgttaattttttttgttctttctggTTTCGTTGACCGCTTTGTGCTAGCGTCTGCCTTTGATAACGGTGATAACTAACAAAAAAACGAGAAACAAACACTTTTTCGTTTTTTTACCGCTTGTGATCGGTTTAAAATTTTGTACGTACGCAGAAACGACCTAGTAATCAATATTTTATGGCATTTCGGAGTTATGTAATACGAATTTatgattaatatatttttttatattattttttctgATCCATAATAAGTGATGaatttgctttaggcacgttcattaacaaaataataaattctaaacaaaaatagttagtgtgactaaactacccttaattaaatattgcaacatagttaatgtgaggagtaaaaaaTTTTTTAGCGATACGTACATAAATgtaattttggaaaaacaaattgaattttt includes the following:
- the LOC107808755 gene encoding universal stress protein PHOS34 isoform X1, which codes for MQKQPPHTADSDIPNLANIKVKCSSPRFPPPTTPSATETPTAGAQRKIGIAVDLSDESAFAVKWAVHHYLRPGDAVILLHVRPTSVLYGADWGSVDLSIIDPDNVESHRKLEDDFDNFTATKSSALAQPLVDAQIPYKIHIVKDHDMKERLCLEVERLGLSAVIMGSRGFGATKRGNDGRLGSVSDYCVRHCVCPVVVVRYPDEKDGGNAARKPVVSVASAAKENEEETEYHDASDDRQAGSQPAIGKGSKTDN
- the LOC107808755 gene encoding universal stress protein PHOS34 isoform X2; translated protein: MQKQPPHTADSDIPNLANIKVKCSSPRFPPPTTPSATETPTAGAQRKIGIAVDLSDESAFAVKWAVHHYLRPGDAVILLHVRPTSVLYGADWGSVDLSIIDPDNVESHRKLEDDFDNFTATKSSALAQPLVDAQIPYKIHIVKDHDMKERLCLEVERLGLSAVIMGSRGFGATKRGNDGRLGSVSDYCVRHCVCPVVVVRYPDEKDGGNAARKPVVSVASAAKENEEETEYHDASDDRQGSQPAIGKGSKTDN